One Ricinus communis isolate WT05 ecotype wild-type chromosome 1, ASM1957865v1, whole genome shotgun sequence DNA window includes the following coding sequences:
- the LOC8260465 gene encoding probable protein phosphatase 2C 66 isoform X2 translates to MPCLFGSSRSDTVFCGVFDGHGPYGHMVAKKVRDSLPLVLCTQWKDGSNDENSSLPKTENTPESTNSEETASASVDDESHDFLEVEQNKKFPEMYQPLKKSIMKAFKMMDKELKLHPTIDCFCSGSTAVTLIKQGQDLIIGNLGDSRAVLATRNEDNSLHAVQLTIDLKPDLPRESARIHQCKGRVFALKDEPEVARVWLPNNDSPGLAMARAFGDFCLKDFGLISVPDVYYHHLIKGDEFIILATDGVWDVLSNKEAVDIVASAPGRATAARALVDCAVRAWRLKYPTSKNDDCAVVCLFLDHACEANGEVEDSEVKMIPEESVESAVIRNGNSEELKNHDNSHPLVLSHSDTVRGSDEIVPISELTEENLSLKSHSQSKRSLAECISTAEDEEWSALEGITRVNSLLSIPRLLSGDRRSASWRKWL, encoded by the exons ATGCCATGCTTGTTTGGGAG CTCAAGAAGCGATACAGTTTTTTGTGGGGTATTTGATGGTCATGGTCCTTATGGTCATATGGTTGCCAAGAAAGTCCGGGATTCTCTTCCACTCGTACTATGTACACAGTGGAAAGATGGTTCCAATGATGAAAACAGCAGTCTTCCTAAGACTGAAAACACTCCTGAAAGCACAAATTCTGAGGAAACTGCATCTGCAAGCGTGGATGATGAGTCACATGATTTTTTGGAGGTTGagcaaaacaaaaaatttccAGAGATGTACCAACCACTTAAAAAGTCAATCATGAAGGCTTTCAAGATGATGGATAAGGAACTAAAATTGCATCCAACAATTGATTGCTTCTGCAGTGGATCAACAGCTGTTACTTTGATAAAGCAG GGCCAGGATCTTATAATTGGAAACCTTGGCGATTCCAGAGCAGTTCTAGCTACCAGAAATGAGGACAATTCTTTGCATGCTGTACAATTGACTATAGACTTGAAGCCTGATCTACcaa GGGAATCTGCCAGGATTCATCAATGTAAAGGAAGGGTCTTTGCATTGAAGGATGAGCCAGAGGTTGCACGTGTATGGTTGCCTAATAACGACTCTCCAGGCCTGGCAATGGCAAGAGCTTTTGGGGATTTCTGCCTTAAGGATTTTGGTTTAATCTCTGTCCCAGATGTTTATTACCATCATCTTATCAAGGGGGATGAATTCATTATTCTTGCCACTGATGGG GTTTGGGATGTCCTATCAAATAAGGAAGCTGTTGATATTGTGGCCTCAGCCCCTGGTCGTGCAACAGCAGCCAGAGCTCTAGTAGACTGTGCAGTTCGAGCGTGGAGGCTTAAGTATCCTACTTCCAAGAATGATGATTGTGCTGTTGTGTGCCTCTTTCTTGATCATGCATGTGAAGCAAATGGGGAGGTGGAAGACTCAGAGGTGAAAATGATTCCTGAGGAGTCAGTGGAGAGTGCGGTGATAAGAAATGGAAATTCTGAAGAATTAAAAAACCATGATAATTCTCATCCTCTTGTTCTTAGTCATTCAGATACCGTGCGAGGCTCTGATGAGATTGTACCGATCTCTGAGTTGACGGAGGAAAACCTTTCTTTGAAGAGCCACAGCCAGTCAAAGAGGAGCCTAGCTGAGTGCATTTCAACTGCAGAGGACGAGGAGTGGTCAGCCTTAGAAGGCATTACACGGGTTAACAGTCTACTAAGCATTCCTAGGTTGTTATCAGGGGATAGAAGATCAGCCAGTTGGAGGAAGTGGTTATGA
- the LOC125369349 gene encoding scarecrow-like protein 18, with product MLGSLNSSSSSPHEQDQQEEATAVLNLQFQQIINPQATAAAAATRAAATTTSTTSVGGFTSSAIYMRQLLISCAELISQSDFSAAHRLISVLSSSSSPYGDSRERLVHQFVKALSLRLTQLGRTVPPPPPPPPGGGGGGGFEAINVGSLINRDHHQSEEALQSCYLSLNQITPFIRFSHLTANQAILEAIEVGQQAIHIIDFDIMHGVQWPPLMQALAERSNNSLYPPPMLRITGTGHDLNILHRTGDRLFKFAQSLGLRFQFHPLLLLNNDPSSLALHLPSAITLLPDEALAVNCVLYLHQLLKDDSRDLRIFLHRIKALNPKVVTIAEREANHNHPFFLQRFLEALDHYTALFDSLEATLPPNSRERLAVEQIWFGQEIMDIVAAEGESRRERHERFESWEIMLRSAGFNNVPLSPYALSQAKLLLRLHYPSEGYHLQMINDSFFLGWQNRALFSVSSWH from the coding sequence atgttgGGTTCTcttaattcttcttcttcttctcctcatGAACAAGATCAACAAGAGGAAGCAACAGCAGTCTTAAATCTGCAGTTCCAGCAGATCATTAATCCACAagcaacagcagcagcagcagcaacaagGGCTGCTGCTACTACTACTAGTACTACCAGTGTTGGTGGGTTCACTTCCTCAGCTATTTATATGCGCCAATTGCTTATCAGCTGTGCAGAACTAATCTCTCAGTCTGATTTCTCCGCCGCCCACCGCCTCATCTCCGTCTTGTCTTCTAGCTCTTCTCCTTACGGTGACTCTAGAGAAAGGTTGGTTCATCAGTTTGTTAAAGCTCTTTCTCTCCGCCTTACTCAACTTGGAAGAACGgttcctcctcctcctcctcctcctcctggtggtggtggtggtggtggtttTGAAGCCATTAATGTTGGTTCTTTGATAAATAGGGATCATCATCAATCAGAGGAGGCTCTTCAATCTTGCTATTTATCGCTAAACCAAATAACCCCATTTATAAGGTTTAGTCATTTAACGGCAAATCAAGCAATCCTGGAAGCAATAGAAGTAGGTCAGCAAGCTATTCATATTATAGACTTTGATATTATGCATGGAGTGCAATGGCCTCCATTGATGCAGGCTTTAGCTGAGCGATCAAACAACTCTCTTTACCCTCCTCCTATGCTTCGAATAACTGGTACTGGCCATGACCTGAACATTCTTCATAGAACTGGTGACCGTCTTTTCAAATTTGCTCAGTCATTGGGCCTTAGATTTCAGTTCCACCCTCTTCTCCTCCTCAACAATGATCCTTCTTCGCTTGCTCTTCACCTTCCGTCTGCCATTACTCTTCTTCCAGATGAAGCCTTGGCCGTTAACTGTGTCCTCTATCTCCACCAGCTTTTGAAGGATGACTCACGCGACCTGCGCATCTTTCTCCACAGAATCAAGGCCTTAAACCCAAAAGTTGTGACAATTGCTGAAAGAGAAGCTAATCATAACCACCCTTTTTTCTTACAGAGATTCTTGGAAGCTTTGGATCACTATACCGCTCTTTTTGACTCATTGGAGGCTACTTTGCCGCCAAATAGCAGAGAAAGGCTGGCTGTAGAGCAGATATGGTTTGGGCAAGAGATCATGGATATAGTTGCAGCAGAAGGAGAATCAAGAAGAGAGAGGCATGAAAGGTTTGAATCATGGGAAATTATGCTAAGGAGTGCAGGGTTTAATAATGTTCCTTTAAGCCCTTATGCACTTTCTCAAGCTAAGCTTCTGCTGAGACTCCATTATCCTTCAGAAGGTTACCATCTTCAAATGATCAAcgattctttctttttaggtTGGCAGAATCGTGCCCTTTTTTCAGTCTCTTCTTGGCACTAA
- the LOC8260465 gene encoding probable protein phosphatase 2C 6 isoform X1 translates to MGSCYSRRIDESGEGEQTTATSAASPKRHKWKKKTAGGGRGDESLLNHIPGRMSMNGSSKIACLYTQQGKKGTNQDAMLVWESFSSRSDTVFCGVFDGHGPYGHMVAKKVRDSLPLVLCTQWKDGSNDENSSLPKTENTPESTNSEETASASVDDESHDFLEVEQNKKFPEMYQPLKKSIMKAFKMMDKELKLHPTIDCFCSGSTAVTLIKQGQDLIIGNLGDSRAVLATRNEDNSLHAVQLTIDLKPDLPRESARIHQCKGRVFALKDEPEVARVWLPNNDSPGLAMARAFGDFCLKDFGLISVPDVYYHHLIKGDEFIILATDGVWDVLSNKEAVDIVASAPGRATAARALVDCAVRAWRLKYPTSKNDDCAVVCLFLDHACEANGEVEDSEVKMIPEESVESAVIRNGNSEELKNHDNSHPLVLSHSDTVRGSDEIVPISELTEENLSLKSHSQSKRSLAECISTAEDEEWSALEGITRVNSLLSIPRLLSGDRRSASWRKWL, encoded by the exons atggGATCTTGCTACTCCAGGAGGATAGATGAGAGTGGTGAAGGGGAGCAAACTACTGCCACATCAGCAGCTTCTCCTAAGAGGCATAAGTGGAAGAAGAAAACAGCAGGAGGAGGACGCGGTGATGAAAGTTTGTTAAACCACATTCCTGGCAGGATGTCCATGAACGGTTCATCCAAGATTGCTTGCTTATACACCCAGCAGGGAAAGAAAGGCACTAATCAAGATGCCATGCTTGTTTGGGAG AGTTTCAGCTCAAGAAGCGATACAGTTTTTTGTGGGGTATTTGATGGTCATGGTCCTTATGGTCATATGGTTGCCAAGAAAGTCCGGGATTCTCTTCCACTCGTACTATGTACACAGTGGAAAGATGGTTCCAATGATGAAAACAGCAGTCTTCCTAAGACTGAAAACACTCCTGAAAGCACAAATTCTGAGGAAACTGCATCTGCAAGCGTGGATGATGAGTCACATGATTTTTTGGAGGTTGagcaaaacaaaaaatttccAGAGATGTACCAACCACTTAAAAAGTCAATCATGAAGGCTTTCAAGATGATGGATAAGGAACTAAAATTGCATCCAACAATTGATTGCTTCTGCAGTGGATCAACAGCTGTTACTTTGATAAAGCAG GGCCAGGATCTTATAATTGGAAACCTTGGCGATTCCAGAGCAGTTCTAGCTACCAGAAATGAGGACAATTCTTTGCATGCTGTACAATTGACTATAGACTTGAAGCCTGATCTACcaa GGGAATCTGCCAGGATTCATCAATGTAAAGGAAGGGTCTTTGCATTGAAGGATGAGCCAGAGGTTGCACGTGTATGGTTGCCTAATAACGACTCTCCAGGCCTGGCAATGGCAAGAGCTTTTGGGGATTTCTGCCTTAAGGATTTTGGTTTAATCTCTGTCCCAGATGTTTATTACCATCATCTTATCAAGGGGGATGAATTCATTATTCTTGCCACTGATGGG GTTTGGGATGTCCTATCAAATAAGGAAGCTGTTGATATTGTGGCCTCAGCCCCTGGTCGTGCAACAGCAGCCAGAGCTCTAGTAGACTGTGCAGTTCGAGCGTGGAGGCTTAAGTATCCTACTTCCAAGAATGATGATTGTGCTGTTGTGTGCCTCTTTCTTGATCATGCATGTGAAGCAAATGGGGAGGTGGAAGACTCAGAGGTGAAAATGATTCCTGAGGAGTCAGTGGAGAGTGCGGTGATAAGAAATGGAAATTCTGAAGAATTAAAAAACCATGATAATTCTCATCCTCTTGTTCTTAGTCATTCAGATACCGTGCGAGGCTCTGATGAGATTGTACCGATCTCTGAGTTGACGGAGGAAAACCTTTCTTTGAAGAGCCACAGCCAGTCAAAGAGGAGCCTAGCTGAGTGCATTTCAACTGCAGAGGACGAGGAGTGGTCAGCCTTAGAAGGCATTACACGGGTTAACAGTCTACTAAGCATTCCTAGGTTGTTATCAGGGGATAGAAGATCAGCCAGTTGGAGGAAGTGGTTATGA